The Candidatus Poribacteria bacterium genomic sequence TTGGCTATTTGTTTATCTGTCGCGCTACTTTTGGTAGTAACGCCGTTCGCCATGTCTATTGGTCCAGCAGAATTTCTGGATGGTTTGGTGCTCTACCATCCTTATGACGAAGGGAATGGGGACAAAGCGGAAGACCTTAGTGGAAACGATCATGAGGGTGTAATTGACAATCCCGAATGGGTTGACGGAAAATTCGGAAAGGCGTTGGAATTTGGCGGTGAAGGTAGCGACGTTTTTGTCACCGTTGAAAGCACACCGAAACTCAACGTAGATGAAATGACGTTTATGGCGTGGGTTAACGCAGAGCATTGGAACGGTACGCGCCAAATCGTTGGCAAATCCGTCCACGGTGGTTGCGGCGGTAGAGTTCAGTATGGATTGTTCAGTGAAGGTGGGGTCTTTAAACTCCGTTTTGAAACCGAAGGGGGCCGCGCTGATATTTCAACAGGTCTACCGGACACTGAGAAATTTATCCATGTTGCCTTCACCAACGATACGAAGAAAGGCATAATCTACATCGATGGCAAAGAAGAAGTTGATGGCGATGTTCCGGGGAAACTCAACGCTAACGATGATCCATGGCGCATCGGACAAGATTGCGAACGCCTTAACTATGTTTTCGCTGGGATTATCGACGAAGTCCGTCTCTGGAATCGTGCCTTGAGCGAAGATGAAATCAATACGTTTATGGAGCAAGGTGTGGATGCGCTCGCTGTTGAGGCAGGCGGGAAGCTTTCGACAACCTGGGGGTCCCTTAAAGAAAGTCGTTAAGGCGGACTTAAGACCGAAATTTGTAAGCTAATTTGTTTTGATGGCGAGGTTTTGCAGCGTACACGCTCCCGGTTCATGCCCTAAGGCATGAATACCGTTGATTCGGAATGCCACACGGGCTTCATACCGTTGATTCTGATTCATGCGATGTGCATTCCTAACCTCGCCTATTTTCACGAAGTGCGCTTTCTGAGGGCGCGTTGTTAAGTAAAAAAATGTCTGAAACTTCAGCCACAATCTCATGTAGAAATTGCGACACACAGATCGTCGTAGAAACGTTCATTAAAAACTTTAAGGTCTGTCCACACTGCGACTACCACCATTATATGCGTGCGTACGAGCGACTCGACCTCATCGTAGACGCAGGCAGTTTTGAGGAATACGATGCGGATCTCTATTCTATTGATTCGTTAGAGTTCCCGGAATATCCGCAAAAACTGGAGAGAGATATCGCGAAAACAGGACTCAGATCGGAGCTGCTTTCGGGCATAGCGAAAATCGGGGGCTATTCAACGGCCATCGCGATTGGGGATGTGGGTTTTATAGGGGGAACCTGCGGTTCGGTGATTGGCGAAAAAGTTACTCGGTGTATCGAACGCGCGCTTGAAGAGAAACTGCCGTTAGTGATTGTTTCCGTGAGTGGTGGCATGCGGATGCAGGAAGGCACACTTGCCTTGATGCAGATGGCAAAAACCGCCGCCGCCTGCGTCGAATATACCAAATCAGG encodes the following:
- a CDS encoding LamG domain-containing protein gives rise to the protein MKLAICLSVALLLVVTPFAMSIGPAEFLDGLVLYHPYDEGNGDKAEDLSGNDHEGVIDNPEWVDGKFGKALEFGGEGSDVFVTVESTPKLNVDEMTFMAWVNAEHWNGTRQIVGKSVHGGCGGRVQYGLFSEGGVFKLRFETEGGRADISTGLPDTEKFIHVAFTNDTKKGIIYIDGKEEVDGDVPGKLNANDDPWRIGQDCERLNYVFAGIIDEVRLWNRALSEDEINTFMEQGVDALAVEAGGKLSTTWGSLKESR
- a CDS encoding acetyl-CoA carboxylase carboxyltransferase subunit beta — encoded protein: MSETSATISCRNCDTQIVVETFIKNFKVCPHCDYHHYMRAYERLDLIVDAGSFEEYDADLYSIDSLEFPEYPQKLERDIAKTGLRSELLSGIAKIGGYSTAIAIGDVGFIGGTCGSVIGEKVTRCIERALEEKLPLVIVSVSGGMRMQEGTLALMQMAKTAAACVEYTKSGVFYISVVTDPTFGGATASYTSLGDVIIAEPGARIGFAGPLAVASLREELPKNFQKAESLLEHGFVDSIVHRADMRQTLIDLITFAS